Below is a genomic region from Pseudomonas frederiksbergensis.
CAGCCGTCACGGCGTTCCACTTGGGCCGCAACGAGGCGAAGGAGTAACTTTATGCCTGCTATCCCTCTCGAGCATGGTCTGGCGGTTGCCGGCATCCTGTTCTGCCTCGGTCTGGTTGGCCTGATGGTCCGCCGCAACATTCTTTTCGTGCTGATGAGCCTGGAGGTCATGATGAATGCCGCCGCCCTGGCGTTCATCGTTGCCGGTAGCCGTTGGGGCCAGCCGGATGGACAGATCATGTTCATCCTGGTGATCAGCCTGGCAGCCGCCGAGGCCAGTATCGGCCTGGCGATTCTGTTGCAGCTGCATCGCCGCTTCCACACTCTCGATATCGACGCTGCCAGCGAGATGCGCGGATGAACCTTCTCTATCTGACTTTCGTATTCCCCCTGATCGGTTTCCTGCTGCTGTCGTTCTCACGCGGCCGCTTCTCGGAAAACCTCTCGGCGCTGATCGGCGTCGGCTCCATCGGCCTCTCGGCGATTGTTGCTGCCTATGTGATCTGGCAGTTCAACGTTGCGCCGCCTGAAGGCGGTCACGTCACCCAGGTGTTGTGGCAGTGGATGTCGGTGGGCGACTTCAAGCCGAACTTCGCCCTGTACCTGGATGGTCTGTCCGTGACCATGCTCGGTGTGGTCGTCGGTGTGGGCTTCTTGATCCACCTGTTCGCGTCCTGGTACATGCGCGGTGAAGACGGCTACTCGCGCTTCTTCGCGTACACCAACCTGTTTATCGCCAGCATGCTGTTCCTGGTGCTGGGCGATAACCTGTTGTTCCTGTACTTCGGTTGGGAAGGCGTGGGCCTGTGCAGCTACCTGTT
It encodes:
- the nuoK gene encoding NADH-quinone oxidoreductase subunit NuoK, coding for MPAIPLEHGLAVAGILFCLGLVGLMVRRNILFVLMSLEVMMNAAALAFIVAGSRWGQPDGQIMFILVISLAAAEASIGLAILLQLHRRFHTLDIDAASEMRG